The Grus americana isolate bGruAme1 chromosome 38, bGruAme1.mat, whole genome shotgun sequence genome includes a region encoding these proteins:
- the MAGIX gene encoding PDZ domain-containing protein MAGIX isoform X3, with the protein MPPPEAPPAPGVSVVVVVGGSCVLRYSRPPGPPPPPPWAAPPAWGGGGNWGDPGGRRGPPQIRRHDGDLVLLLRSLGAGTPPEPVAVTSFVGPEPRDLLPAVPPVDVDVEVGSTGGGPGYDLAWPQVSDQLLAINGAPTAGMTHAQALARIRGGGQPPAPAAAPGPRGPPKSVGEGRPHPLRQQLPPGRTLLLPRGTPGPPLTGRRWQSKVPPQFGEGGGGHPPSYAMPPPLPCVPPHFFWGGGCPTEAVAPPFFWGGAQ; encoded by the exons ATGCCGCCCCCAGAggcgcccccggcccccggTG tgagcgtggtggtggtggtggggggctCCTGCGTCCTGCGCTACagccgcccccccggcccccccccgccccccccctgggccgccccccccgcctgggggggaggggggaattggggggaccccggggggaggaggggacccccccagatCCGGCGTCACGACGGGGATCTCGTCCTGCTGCTGCGGAgcctgg gcgccgggaccccccccgAGCCCGTGGCCGTCACCAGCTTCGTGGGCCCCGAACCCCGCGACCTCCTGCCCGCTG tccccccagttgACGTCGACGTGGAGGTGGGGAGCaccgggggggggccggggtaCGACCTGGCCTGGCCACAG gtgAGCGACCAGCTGCTGGCCATCAACGGGGCCCCCACCGCCGGCATGACCCACGCCCAGGCCCTGGCCCGcatccgggggggggggcagccgcCTGCGCCTGCTGCTGCGCCGGGGCCACG GGGCCCCCCCAAATCCGTCGGCGAGGGGCGTCCTCACCCTCTGCGTCAGCAGCTCCCCCCGGGGCGAACCCTGCTTCTGCCTCGTGGGACGCCGGGACCCCCcctg ACTGGAAGGCGATGGCAGAGCAAGGTGCCCCCCCaatttggggagggagggggggggcaccctcCCAGCTACGCAATGCCCCCCCCATTACCCTGTGTACCTCCtcattttttttgggggggggggtgtcccaccGAGGCGGTtgcccc
- the GPKOW gene encoding LOW QUALITY PROTEIN: G-patch domain and KOW motifs-containing protein (The sequence of the model RefSeq protein was modified relative to this genomic sequence to represent the inferred CDS: deleted 1 base in 1 codon) — protein MGEAVKRGGERGERRAQRACARTGSPECPAAGKMAASSGAEAGNAATTAPPGPVSFGFSRKAERRRVLVAGPCAEPSGGTGDTDFLTAVEDRELLSARPAPPPQQDLIIPLIPSHRWRNPEPPRSGLDHAPSASPAHGDHTPASSSAPSGIPPLPSQTEDPSSAVEAQAVRELLQEARQNREPAKGTPPPAIAIPLRPQDRDVPPRPQPGPQDYEAVPVEAFGLAMLRGMGWSQGEGIGRTFKRVVKPLEHRLRPRGLGLGAEPAPPGPPKPGQPPRGGEEPGGGGLAVGAVVRIETGPHRDMYGKVEGLDPETARVTVRLTLGGQAVTVSQYSLRPGTPPGSAHPSRNPKVKGTEAAPDVGGPPQQGGGGKRKQPPETERVTKQIRGAPPGPPHWLRRDLRVRCVDRGFQAGRYYNCKMVVEDMVSPDTCVCRTDEGRLVEGLREAMLETVIPRGEADRVMVVLGEHAGRVGRILEREPGRSRALVQLERDEAGRVVTLDYDAICHYLGGHDDD, from the exons TGCCCCGCGGCGGGGAAGATGGCGGCGAGCAGCGGAGCTGAGGCCGGTAACGCGGCTACGACCGCACCACCGGGACCGGTATCGTTCGGGTTCAGCCGAAAGGCGGAGAGGCGGCGGGTGCTGGTTGCCGGACCGTGCGCGGAGCCCAGCGGGGGCACCGGCGACACCGATTTCCTCACGGCGGTAGAGGACCGGGAGCTGCTGAG cgcccgcccggccccgccccctcagcAGGACCTGATCATCCCGCTGATCCCTTCCCACCGCTGGAGGAACCCCGAACCCCCGCGCTCAGGCTTAGACCACGCCCCTTCCGCAAGCCCCGCCCACGGTGACCACACCCCCGCCTCAAGCTCCGCCCCCTCGGggattccccccctcccttcccagaCCGAAGACCCCAGCTCCGCAGTGGAAGCCCAAGCGGTtcgggagctgctgcagg AGGCGCGGCAGAACCGGGAG CCGGCGAagggaacccccccccccgccatcgCCATCCCCCTCCGCCCGCAGGACCGGGATGTCCCCCCGCGCCCGCAGCCC ggtccccaggaCTACGAGGCGGTGCCGGTGGAGGCCTTCGGGCTGGCCATGCTGCGGGGCATGGGCTGGAGCCAGGGCGAAGGCATCGGGCGCACCTTCAAACG GGTGGTGAAGCCGCTGGAGCACCGGCTGCGCCCCCGCGGGTTGGGGTTAGGGGCCGAaccggccccccccggcccccccaaaCCCGGGCAACCCCCCCGGGGGGGCGAGGAACCCGGTGGCGGGGGGCTGGCGGTGGGGGCCGTCGTCCGGATCGAAACCGGACCCCACCGGGACATGTACGGGAAG GTGGAGGGGCTGGACCCCGAGACCGCCCGGGTGACAGTGCGCCTGACGCTGGGGGGGCAGGCGGTGACCGTCAGCCAGTACAGCCTGCGGCCGGGCACCCCCCCGGGCAGCG CTCACCCCAGCAGGAACCCCAAGGTGAAGGGAACCGAGGCGGCTCCGGATGTcgggggacccccccagcaggggggggggggcaagagGAAGCAGCCCCCCGAAACAGAGAG ggtgaCGAAGCAGATTCggggggccccccccggccccccccactGGCTGCGGAGGGATCTGCGGGTGCGCTGCGTGGACAGGGGGTTCCAGGCCGGCCGCTACTACAACTGCAAG ATGGTGGTGGAGGACATGGTCTCCCCGGATACCTGCGTTTGCCGGACGGACGAGGGGCGTCTGGTGGAGG gccTGAGGGAAGCCATGTTGGAGACCGTCATCCCCCGAGGAGAAGCCGATCGCGTcatggtggtgctgggggagcaCGCCGGGAGG GTGGGCCGGATCCTGGAGCGGGAGCCGGGCCGGAGCCGGGCGCTGGTGCAGCTGGAGCGGGACGAGGCCGGGCGGGTGGTGACGCTGGACTACGACGCCATCTGCCATTACCTGGGGGGGCACGACGACGATTGa
- the HDAC6 gene encoding histone deacetylase 6, with translation PLPCLSWTRRPPAAPPPTPSVGPSRLAAGSLLELLRKVLSGDLRNGLALLRPPGRHAEPDSTYSGCVFNAIAVAARAAQRHLGVQRILIVDWGVRPGCAIPRLFQEDPSVLCFGVHRGSDPPAVVGTGRGEGFTVDVRWDEPGVTDGDYAAAFFHLLLPVAFQFQPQLVLVAAGFAAARGDAEGCIGVSPDGFALMTHLLSALAGGRLLLALEGEAEPGGLVAILRTLLGDPGDPPGPITPTPSGLASVARALAVHRKYWSCLRCAEPEVEEEKEEEEEDEEDLEELEEDEDPPEEEEEEEEEQEELQSWPRPAARTGLLYDERMEEHCNPWDSQHPEAPQRVTRIVERLRELGLAQRCLRLPARHALPAQLRACHTRSHVAALAGTEGLRPRELRGAAERYNSVFLCPRSYACARLAAGTACAAVTAVLAGQVQNALAVVRPPGHHARPGAAGGFCLFNNVAVAARHGQRLAGGTLRVLIVDWDVHHGNGTQKIFEEDPSVLYVSLHRHDGSFFPGGAGGSPRRRGRGRGTGFTLNVGWGAPRAGDPDYLAAVTRLVLPVACQFAPQLVLVSAGFDAGRGDPLGGCLVSPQTFGLMTHLLGGLAGGRLVLILEGGYNLGVTAEGAGQCLAVLLGAPPALPPPGPPQPAALAALARTLRAQRSSWSCLRLPAPGDSDDGGGAGDIVGRPASPLDAIMRLGELSLGEPPGGGAGTGPAHGAEPPADPAPLEGAAACALCEEEPEGALFAVTPLRDCPHLGAVSPLPEGRGLEGNAPCGACGSRRENWLCLSCYQVLCGRYVGGHMLAHEGAVGHPLVLSLRDLSAWCYPCGGYVHHPVLLPAKTLLHRLKFGTDPPTPSL, from the exons cccccccgGACGCCACGCGGAGCCGGACTCAACCTATAGCGGCTGCGTCTTCAACGCCATCGCCGTCGCGGCCCGGGCGGCTCAGCGGCACCTCGGGGTGCAGCg catcctcaTCGTCGATTGGGGCGTCCGGCCCGGCTGCGCCATCCCCCGCCTCTTCCAGGAGGATCCCAG cgtCCTGTGTTTCGGGGTGCACCGGGGCAGCGACCCCCCCGCCGTCGTCGGCACCGGCCGGGGCGAAGGCTTCACCGTCGACGTGCGCTGGGACGAG CCCGGCGTGACGGACGGCGACTACGCCGCTGccttcttccacctcctcctgcccgtcgccttccag TTCCAGCCCCAGCTCGTCCTGGTGGCCGCTGGCTTCGCCGCCGCCCGCGGGGACGCGGAG GGATGTATAGGGGTCTCCCCCGACGGCTTCGCCCTCATGACCCATCTGCTGTCGGCGCTGGCGGGGGGACGCCTGCTCCTCGCCCTCGAG GGGGAAGCGGAGCCGGGGGGGCTCGTCGCCAtcctgcgcacgctgctgggggaccccggggacccccccgggcccATCACCCCCACCCCAAG cggcCTGGCCAGCGTAGCCCGCGCCCTGGCCGTCCACCGCAAGTACTGGAGCTGCCTGCGCTGCGCCG AGCCGGAggtagaggaggaaaaagaggaggaagaggaggatgaggaggatttggaggagctggaggaagatgaggaccccccagaggaggaggaagaggaggaggaagagcaggaggagctccagtCCTGGCCCCGTCCCGCTGCCCGCACGGGGCTGTTGTACGATGAACGGATGGAAGAGCACTGCAACCCCTGGGACAG CCAGCACCCCGAGGCGCCGCAGCGGGTGACGCGGATCGTGGagcggctgcgggagctgggGTTGGCGCAACGCTGCCTGCGCCTGCCTGCACGACAcgccctgcctgcacagctgcGCGCCTGCCACAC ACGGTCCCACGTGGCGGCGCTGGCGGGGACGGAGGGGCTGCGGCCCCGGGAGCTGCGGGGGGCGGCCGAACGCTACAACTCCGTCTTCCTCTGCCCCCGCTCCTACGCCTGCGCCCGCCTGGCCGCCGGCACCGCCTGCGCCGCCGTCACCGCCGTCCTCGCCGGGCAG GTGCAGAACGCCTTGGCGGTGGTGCGACCCCCCGGCCATCACGCCCGGCCCGGCGCCGCCGGCGGTTTCTGCCTCTTCAACAACGTGGCGGTGGCGGCGCGACACGGGCAGCGCCTGGCGGGGGGGACCCTCAg ggtgctgatCGTGGACTGGGATGTGCACCACGGCAACGGCACCCAGAAGATCTTCGAGGAGGACcccag cgtgCTGTACGTGTCCCTGCACCGCCACGACGGCTCCTTCTTCCCGGGGGGCGCCGGGGGTTCCCCacgccggcgggggcggggccgcggcaCCGGCTTCACCCTTAACGTGGGGTGGGGGGCGCCCCGCGCCGGGGACCCCGATTACCTGGCGGCCGTCACCCGCCTCGTCCTGCCCGTCGCCTGCCAG TTCGCCCCCCAGTTGGTGCTGGTGTCGGCGGGGTTCgacgcggggcggggggacccCCTCGGGGGGTGCCTGGTGTCCCCCCAAACCTTCGGCCTCATGACGCACCTCCtgggggggctggcgggggggcgCCTCGTCCTCATCCTTGAG GGCGGGTACAACCTCGGGGTGAcggcggagggggcggggcaGTGCCTGGCGGTGCTTTTGGGGGCgcccccggcgctgccccctcccggccccccGCAACCGGCGGCCTTGGCCGCCCTGGCCCGCACCCTTCGAGCCCAGCggagcagctggagctgcctgcGCCTGCCCGCGCCCGGGGACAGCGATGACGGCGGCGGCGCTGGTGACATCGTGGGGCGCCCCGCCTCGCCCCTGGACGCCATCATGCGCCTGGGGGAGCTCAGCCTGGGGGAGCCccccgggggcggggccggtACTGGCCCCGCCCATGGGGCGGAGCCTCCCGCTGACCCCGCCCCTTTGGAAGGCGCGGCGGCGTGCGCCCTTTGCGAGGAGGAGCCTGAG GGGGCGCTCTTCGCCGTCACCCCTCTGCGGGACTGCCCGCACTTGGGGGCGGTGTCTCCTCTGCCCGAGGGGCGTGGCCTGGAAGGGAACGCCCCCTGCGGGGCCTGCGGCAGCCGGCGCGAGAACTGGCTCTGCCTCAGTTGCTACCAG gTGCTGTGCGGGCGCTACGTGGGGGGCCACATGCTGGCGCACGAGGGGGCGGTGGGGCACCCCTTGGTGCTGAGCCTGAGGGATCTGTCGGCCTGGTGCTACCCCTGCGGGGGGTACGTCCATCACCCC gtcctgctccctgccaagACCCTTCTGCACCGCCTCAAGTTCGGCAccgacccccccaccccctccctctga
- the MAGIX gene encoding PDZ domain-containing protein MAGIX isoform X4, with the protein MPPPEAPPAPGGAGTPPEPVAVTSFVGPEPRDLLPAVPPVDVDVEVGSTGGGPGYDLAWPQEWGGPPPFAVELPRGPRGFGFSLRGGRDLNTGVYVRGLREGGPAQRCGRIQVSDQLLAINGAPTAGMTHAQALARIRGGGQPPAPAAAPGPRGPPKSVGEGRPHPLRQQLPPGRTLLLPRGTPGPPLTGRRWQSKVPPQFGEGGGGHPPSYAMPPPLPCVPPHFFWGGGCPTEAVAPPFFWGGAQ; encoded by the exons ATGCCGCCCCCAGAggcgcccccggcccccggTG gcgccgggaccccccccgAGCCCGTGGCCGTCACCAGCTTCGTGGGCCCCGAACCCCGCGACCTCCTGCCCGCTG tccccccagttgACGTCGACGTGGAGGTGGGGAGCaccgggggggggccggggtaCGACCTGGCCTGGCCACAG GAgtgggggggcccccccccgtTCGCGGTGGAGCTGCCCCGGGGGCCGCGGGGTTTCGGGTTCAGCCTCCGGGGGGGCCGCGACCTCAACACGGGGGTCTACGTGCGGGGGCTGCGCGAGGGGGGGCCGGCCCAGCGCTGCGGCCGCATCCAG gtgAGCGACCAGCTGCTGGCCATCAACGGGGCCCCCACCGCCGGCATGACCCACGCCCAGGCCCTGGCCCGcatccgggggggggggcagccgcCTGCGCCTGCTGCTGCGCCGGGGCCACG GGGCCCCCCCAAATCCGTCGGCGAGGGGCGTCCTCACCCTCTGCGTCAGCAGCTCCCCCCGGGGCGAACCCTGCTTCTGCCTCGTGGGACGCCGGGACCCCCcctg ACTGGAAGGCGATGGCAGAGCAAGGTGCCCCCCCaatttggggagggagggggggggcaccctcCCAGCTACGCAATGCCCCCCCCATTACCCTGTGTACCTCCtcattttttttgggggggggggtgtcccaccGAGGCGGTtgcccc
- the WDR45 gene encoding WD repeat domain phosphoinositide-interacting protein 4, whose product MAQARGVNSLRFNQDQSCFCVAMDSGVRIFNVEPLMEKGHLDAEQVGSVGLVEMLHRSNLLAIVGGGSHPKFPDVSVLIWDDAREGKDKLVLEFTFPKPVLAVRMRHDKLVVVLQSRIYVFSFPHNPTKLFEFDTRDNPKGICDLCPSLEKPLLVFPGHKCGSLQLVDLGSAKPGTSSAPFTINAHQSDVGCVALSPPGALVASASRRGTLIRLFCTQSRARLLELRRGTDPATLYCLAFSPDSAFLCAASDKGTGHVFALRDTRLNRRSALARVGKVGPVLGPYVESQWSLASFTVPAEAPCLCAFGRGGRSPSSVVAVCVDGTFHKYVFSPDGNCNREAFDVFLDICDDDDF is encoded by the exons ATGGCGCAGGCCCGAGGGGTGAACAGCCTCCGCTTCAACCAGGACCAGA GCTGTTTCTGCGTGGCGATGGATTCCGGGGTTCGGATCTTCAACGTGGAGCCACTGATGGAAAAGGGGCATTTGG ACGCGGAGCAAGTGGGGAGCGTGGGGCTGGTGGAGATGCTGCACCGCTCCAACCTGCTGGCCATCGTGGGGGGCGGCAGCCACCCCAAATTCCCCGATGTCTCGG tgcTGATCTGGGATGACGCCCGGGAGGGGAAGGACAAACTGGTGCTGGAGTTCACCTTCCCCAAACCCGTCCTGGCCGTCCGCATGCGACACGACAA gctggtggtggtgctgcAGAGCCGCATCTAcgtcttctccttcccccacaaCCCCACCAAACTCTTCGAGTTCGACACCCGCGACAACCCCAAAG GGATCTGCGATCTCTGTCCCAGTTTGGAGAAGCCGTTACTGGTTTTTCCTGGTCACAAGTGCGGGAGTCTGCAGCTGGTG GACCTGGGCAGCGCGAAGCCGGGGACGTCGTCGGCGCCGTTCACCATCAACGCGCATCAGAGCGACGTGGGCTGCGTCGCGCTCAGCCCCCCCGGCGCCCTGGTGGCTTCGGCCTCGCGCCGCGGCACCCTCATCCGCCTCTTCTGCACCCAGAGCCGCGCCCGCCTGCTCGAGCTGCGCCGCGGCACCGACCCCGCCACCCTCTACTG cctggccttcaGCCCCGACTCCGCCTTCCTCTGCGCCGCCAGCGACAAAGGCACCGGCCACGTCTTCGCGCTCAGGGACACGCGGCTCAACCGCCGCTCGGC gctgGCGCGGGTGGGGAAGGTGGGGCCGGTGCTGGGCCCCTACGTGGAGTCGCAGTGGTCGCTGGCCAGTTTCACCGTCCCGGCCGAAGCCCCCTGCCTCTGCGCCTTCGGGAGGGGGGGGCGCAGCCCCAGCTCCGTCGTGG ccgtcTGCGTGGACGGGACGTTCCACAAATACGTGTTCAGCCCCGACGGCAACTGCAACCGCGAGGCCTTCGACGTCTTCCTCGACATCTGCGACGACGACGACTTCTga
- the MAGIX gene encoding PDZ domain-containing protein MAGIX isoform X2: MPPPEAPPAPGVSVVVVVGGSCVLRYSRPPGPPPPPPWAAPPAWGGGGNWGDPGGRRGPPQIRRHDGDLVLLLRSLGAGTPPEPVAVTSFVGPEPRDLLPAVPPVDVDVEVGSTGGGPGYDLAWPQEWGGPPPFAVELPRGPRGFGFSLRGGRDLNTGVYVRGLREGGPAQRCGRIQALARIRGGGQPPAPAAAPGPRGPPKSVGEGRPHPLRQQLPPGRTLLLPRGTPGPPLTGRRWQSKVPPQFGEGGGGHPPSYAMPPPLPCVPPHFFWGGGCPTEAVAPPFFWGGAQ; the protein is encoded by the exons ATGCCGCCCCCAGAggcgcccccggcccccggTG tgagcgtggtggtggtggtggggggctCCTGCGTCCTGCGCTACagccgcccccccggcccccccccgccccccccctgggccgccccccccgcctgggggggaggggggaattggggggaccccggggggaggaggggacccccccagatCCGGCGTCACGACGGGGATCTCGTCCTGCTGCTGCGGAgcctgg gcgccgggaccccccccgAGCCCGTGGCCGTCACCAGCTTCGTGGGCCCCGAACCCCGCGACCTCCTGCCCGCTG tccccccagttgACGTCGACGTGGAGGTGGGGAGCaccgggggggggccggggtaCGACCTGGCCTGGCCACAG GAgtgggggggcccccccccgtTCGCGGTGGAGCTGCCCCGGGGGCCGCGGGGTTTCGGGTTCAGCCTCCGGGGGGGCCGCGACCTCAACACGGGGGTCTACGTGCGGGGGCTGCGCGAGGGGGGGCCGGCCCAGCGCTGCGGCCGCATCCAG GCCCTGGCCCGcatccgggggggggggcagccgcCTGCGCCTGCTGCTGCGCCGGGGCCACG GGGCCCCCCCAAATCCGTCGGCGAGGGGCGTCCTCACCCTCTGCGTCAGCAGCTCCCCCCGGGGCGAACCCTGCTTCTGCCTCGTGGGACGCCGGGACCCCCcctg ACTGGAAGGCGATGGCAGAGCAAGGTGCCCCCCCaatttggggagggagggggggggcaccctcCCAGCTACGCAATGCCCCCCCCATTACCCTGTGTACCTCCtcattttttttgggggggggggtgtcccaccGAGGCGGTtgcccc
- the MAGIX gene encoding PDZ domain-containing protein MAGIX isoform X1, which produces MPPPEAPPAPGVSVVVVVGGSCVLRYSRPPGPPPPPPWAAPPAWGGGGNWGDPGGRRGPPQIRRHDGDLVLLLRSLGAGTPPEPVAVTSFVGPEPRDLLPAVPPVDVDVEVGSTGGGPGYDLAWPQEWGGPPPFAVELPRGPRGFGFSLRGGRDLNTGVYVRGLREGGPAQRCGRIQVSDQLLAINGAPTAGMTHAQALARIRGGGQPPAPAAAPGPRGPPKSVGEGRPHPLRQQLPPGRTLLLPRGTPGPPLTGRRWQSKVPPQFGEGGGGHPPSYAMPPPLPCVPPHFFWGGGCPTEAVAPPFFWGGAQ; this is translated from the exons ATGCCGCCCCCAGAggcgcccccggcccccggTG tgagcgtggtggtggtggtggggggctCCTGCGTCCTGCGCTACagccgcccccccggcccccccccgccccccccctgggccgccccccccgcctgggggggaggggggaattggggggaccccggggggaggaggggacccccccagatCCGGCGTCACGACGGGGATCTCGTCCTGCTGCTGCGGAgcctgg gcgccgggaccccccccgAGCCCGTGGCCGTCACCAGCTTCGTGGGCCCCGAACCCCGCGACCTCCTGCCCGCTG tccccccagttgACGTCGACGTGGAGGTGGGGAGCaccgggggggggccggggtaCGACCTGGCCTGGCCACAG GAgtgggggggcccccccccgtTCGCGGTGGAGCTGCCCCGGGGGCCGCGGGGTTTCGGGTTCAGCCTCCGGGGGGGCCGCGACCTCAACACGGGGGTCTACGTGCGGGGGCTGCGCGAGGGGGGGCCGGCCCAGCGCTGCGGCCGCATCCAG gtgAGCGACCAGCTGCTGGCCATCAACGGGGCCCCCACCGCCGGCATGACCCACGCCCAGGCCCTGGCCCGcatccgggggggggggcagccgcCTGCGCCTGCTGCTGCGCCGGGGCCACG GGGCCCCCCCAAATCCGTCGGCGAGGGGCGTCCTCACCCTCTGCGTCAGCAGCTCCCCCCGGGGCGAACCCTGCTTCTGCCTCGTGGGACGCCGGGACCCCCcctg ACTGGAAGGCGATGGCAGAGCAAGGTGCCCCCCCaatttggggagggagggggggggcaccctcCCAGCTACGCAATGCCCCCCCCATTACCCTGTGTACCTCCtcattttttttgggggggggggtgtcccaccGAGGCGGTtgcccc